Sequence from the Pontibacter pudoricolor genome:
CTTAAAAAATCTATGGATGAGACAAAAAAAATAATCTATGGACGAACGGATAGAAAAGTGGCTGCTTGATATAAAAATAGCCATCGACGAGATAGATCAGTTTTTTGAAGAGCAACCTAAGTCGTTTCAGGCTTTTAAATCCAACCTTTTACTTCGCCGTGCGGTAGAGCGAAATCTGGAAATCATAGGTGAAGCGATGAACCGCATACTTATTCGTGACCCGGACTTTCCTGTAGATAATGCAAGGAGAATAGTTGGCCTAAGAAATCAGATCATTCATGCCTACGACAATTTATCTGACGAGCTTATCTGGTCTATATAATAAATCACCTCCCAAAGCTGAAGCATGATATTGAAAGTTTAAGCTAAACTATAGTTTACACAAATAAAAAAAACCGGCCATAAGCCGGTTTTATATTTTTAAGGGTAGTAAGCAGCTTTTTTTAGCCGTTTACTTTCTCTGTTGCTGGAGTCTCGTTAGATGCCGATACGCTAACTTTCTCCTTTACAGAAGGATTTTCCACATTACCCAGGTTATAGTTGTAAGCCGGGCAGTAAGTTTTGCAGGAAGCCATGCCCATAGCAAGGCAAAGCGTACCGAGTACTAATAACTTTTTCATGACGGTGAATATTTAACAATGGTAGATCAAAAATAAGGGAAATACAATTAAAGCAAAACTTACTTACTAAAAAAAGTGAAAATAGTATTTACCTTATGCTTCGTAGCCCAAGATACGTAACATTGACTCACTTGTTTGCTCCGGCGCAAATTGCCAGGTCTTTATTCT
This genomic interval carries:
- a CDS encoding HepT-like ribonuclease domain-containing protein, yielding MDERIEKWLLDIKIAIDEIDQFFEEQPKSFQAFKSNLLLRRAVERNLEIIGEAMNRILIRDPDFPVDNARRIVGLRNQIIHAYDNLSDELIWSI